A window of Desulfovibrio sp. Fe33 genomic DNA:
AGCCGAAACAGAAACGGTAAAAGTGTTACCTATGTTCCCGGGCAGAAGTGTTACCCATGTTCCTGGTTGCACAGAACCCTTTTCAAAGGGTTTTTCCTCTCCTTCCCCCGGCCGCCGGAGGCGACTACTTGTCGCGAGAGATGGCGAATGGGGAGAAAGCCTGCTGCACGGGCATGACTTCGAGGGCGTTGATGTTGACGTGCGGGGGCAGGTTGGTGGTCCAGAAAACGCATTCGGCTATGTCTTCGGGGGTGATGGGTTGAGTTCCTTCGTAAACCTTGTCGGCGGCGGCCTTGTCGCCTTTGAAGCGGACAACGGAGAACTCGGTTTCGCACAGGCCGGGTTCGATGTTGGTCACGCGGACCTTGGTGCCGAGGAGGTCGGCGCGCAGGTTTTTGGAAAAGTGGTTCACGAACGCCTTGGTGCCGCCGTAGCAGTTGCCGCCGGGGTAGGGGTAGGTCCCGGCCACGGAGCCGAGGTTGACTACATGGCCCCGGTTGCGTTCGACCATGCCGGGCAGGATGGCGCGGGTCATGTAGGTCAGGCCCTTGATGTTGGTGTCGATCATGGCCTCCCAATCATCCAGGTTGCACGCCTGGGCAGGCTCCAGGCCAAGAGCCAGGCCCGCGTTGTTGACCAGGACGTCGATGGCCGCGAATTCATCGGGGATGGATTTCACGGCCTGTTCGCACGCCTCGCGGTCGCGGACGTCAAAGGCCAGGGTATGCACCTTGGCGGGGGCGAGGGCGGCTTTGATGTCTTCCAGCCGTTCGGCTCTGCGGCCGGTGATGACAAGATTCCAGCCCTCGGCCGCGAAACGGTGGGCCATGGCCTGGCCGAAACCGGCGGTGGCGCCGGTGATGAGTATGGTTTTCGCCATTGTTGATCTCCTTTCCCTATTTGGTCGATGGAGCTGCGTATGTCGCAGCGTCGGGGATGCATTCGACACCTTGGCATGATTGCCTTCGGAAGTCACGAATTCACACCAAAACACAGTATAGATTCCGTAATGACGCCCTGCGGGAGAACTAAATTCACAATTATTTCAGATTCGCCAAATTTCCCACTGATGAATAAGAAATAGGCCGTGAGTTAGACTTTTTTACCCAGATAAGGTAAGAAGTTACGTCTAATCCCGAAATGAACGCCACTTCATGGGACTGAAGCGCGGAAAGGGAATCGACTCTTTTTTCATGGCGGGGGATTCCTTCTATTTTATTGGGTTGATATGGCAAATCTCATTCTAGACGACATCTGTGTCCGCTTTGGCGGCTTGCAGGCGCTGACCGATGTGGCCTTTTCCGTGTCCGAGGGCGAGGTCGTGGGACTGATCGGCCCCAACGGGGCAGGCAAGACCACGGTCTTCAACGTCATCACCGGCGTGTACAAGGCGTCCAGCGGCTCGGTTTCCTACGACGGCACGAAAATCACCGGGATGCGGCCGTACCAGGTTCTGTCCATGGGCATCGCCCGC
This region includes:
- a CDS encoding SDR family oxidoreductase, producing the protein MAKTILITGATAGFGQAMAHRFAAEGWNLVITGRRAERLEDIKAALAPAKVHTLAFDVRDREACEQAVKSIPDEFAAIDVLVNNAGLALGLEPAQACNLDDWEAMIDTNIKGLTYMTRAILPGMVERNRGHVVNLGSVAGTYPYPGGNCYGGTKAFVNHFSKNLRADLLGTKVRVTNIEPGLCETEFSVVRFKGDKAAADKVYEGTQPITPEDIAECVFWTTNLPPHVNINALEVMPVQQAFSPFAISRDK